ccgTTTTCTCCCGCTTCCCTCCTCACTGCTGCCCCCTATTCTTGGCCCTCGTGGTTACAGACGACTCCTGATTCCCAGCGCTGGATTAAGGCACTTTTCTGGCGGAGGCTCCGGGGGCTTCTTTGCACCTGTGTTGGGGACGAGAGAGTGTCAGCTGTCGAGGGCAGCAAAGGCAGAGACCCAGCAAATGTGCAGCCAAAGGGGAGAGGCCCTTCCCGGGACCACCGTGCGGGGACGTGCGCACTGGAAGAGGGCAAGACGCGCGTGTGCTTGAGCGTGCCCCAGCTTGTTGCACGCTCACCCGAGGAGGAGCGGGTGCGTGGCAgcgtgtgtttggggtgggggggtattGTGTGGGTCCGTGTTGTGCGCGGGGGAGCGGCACTCCAGGGTGGATTCGAGTGCCGGTtcgggaggggggcccgggcgcAGTGCCTGGGCATTGCATGTGGCAGGCGTGTGTCCAATTGGCAGCACacgggggggtgcctggctgttaCCGCGTGTTcgtccctggctggctgcaggagatgtagcctgagtgtgtCCCTCCGCCCCAAGAAGGAGGATGGCCCTGGGCTTTTGCGTCTCTTCGCGTGTCGGAGCAGGCAGGTGCCATGATGCGGGCGCCTCCGTGGGCGCTTGCCCATGGTGCCAGCTTCTCGTGCGTCCACGCTCGCACGTAAGTCGATGCCCGTCAGTGGCCGGCTGAGCTCGCCTGGCAGAGCGCCGCCCCTGCGCTGGGCCGAACCCCGGCTGTGGAGTCACGGGACAATGGtgcaaggaggggcagggggcagatacCTGGTCCAGCCGGTTCTTGGGGGGGATCTTGGATGAGTCAGGTGGGGGCCAGGTCACTTCTAACTTCCCGCAGGACGGCCGCTCTGCAaccacaggaggggagggggtcagacCGGGAGCTCCCTCCGCCTCCTTCGTGGGGCAACTGGCGCTGGGATTCTGCACCCCTCTGAGAAACACTGCCCGCTCCCCCGAGacacagcctcagtttccctgggccccACCTCACACCATCTACCCTGGCACCAGGGGCAGCGACAGGACTGGGGTTCGCTCTTGCCTGGGCTCGGGAGGCTGCTGCCTCTAGGATGCTGGGCCCACATTCAGGACATGTGGGTTCCGTACAgttaacctctctcatccggcaacatcgcAGCCTGGCCTGGCTGTAGTTTGCCCAACGGCCACTTGTcaggggcgtggccaagtttcccgcggtcccataaagtttgtttccagccgccagtccCGGCTGTCAGGGGTCTGTGCTGTTACCCCGAATGTCTACGAGCCCAGTCGGCAGTGGACGTGGCTAGACAGTAACGTGCTAGCCAATATTAACCTCCCGTGGCCCGGGAAATTCTCTCGCCCGGCACCGGCCAGGTCCCGATGGTgccggattggagaggttcagcctgtgcctacgtctgccctccctgcctcagtttcccatcccaGTGTCTCGTTAGCCAGCGCCTTGCCGTAAggacccctctcccctgcagtgtCTGTGCAGTACCTGGCACGCCGTGGCCCTGCTCCAGGTCAGTACTTGGGACGAGGGGGCGCAGTCTCGGCTGGGGGGCTGAGCCCCACGCCGCACAATGGGGAGGGGGCCGATCGCGGGTGTGGCTGCTGGGTTCTCTTGAAATGCAGATACTTCTACTCTGGGCCCAGCTCTCAGGCTGTAAAGCCCAGGCTGGGCCTGCTCCTGGCTCCgtggcagagccctgccagcctgccccCTTCCGCCTCTGCTGAGCTGCTTTCCCTTTCATTCTGCCAAAGGTCAGCCCGTGCCTCCCTCCTCACCAGGGCTCGCCGCAGCCGCCACCCGCTGGGTACACACACCCACTCCCCaggtgcagctgtgagctggCAGCGCCTGGGCGGGCAGGCGGCGAGATCCCCAGGACAGATGGGGACCTCAGACAGGCCCAGGGGCACAGAGGTGCCCCACACATCCCAGCACACTGGAACCTTTTATGGGGGGGCCTGTGTATGCTGGAAGCTATTTCAGCGGCAATCAAGTCCCATCTCTATGCAGCCCtgcatggcccccggggggggcCCAGCCTCCTGTACCCCCAGATATTCTCTCTGCCCCCCTGCTCACTTCTACATCACCAGCTTCTTCCAAACGGCGTCCACCTGGAGTGCCTGGTCCTAGAGGtcgctggctgctgccccccgcAGGAGCCTTGTGGGGAGCAGCAAATCGGGgtgtccttcccccccgcccccgctggtCCCTTGGTGACACCCACTGGGCACGAAAAGGATCCCAACCCTGCTTCCCTTCCGTGGTGGCTGCTTGCAGCCCTCACACCCCAGGCTTGGCATGGGCCGCCCTGAAGCATGTCCACCTGGCTGGTCTTGGCCACACAGACGCACCTGGGCCCTGGGCCGGTGCAACAGCCCTGTTAGTCCTGGTTACCTCTCAGAGCAGGGCTGGTTAGTGGGCAGCTGGGCAAGCGTCccccagagcccctggcagcTGCTTGCCCCGCCCTGGAGAGGCCCCAGGAAGGGACGCCCCATTCGTCCCCGGGGGACAGCTCCTGATCGCAGTCCGAGCGCCTCTCACCAATGGCCCTCAGAACCCGCCAGTGTCATTCGCTGCAGATTGCAGGGGGCAAACTGAGGTACGCAGTGCCATTCGCCCGGGGAGTCAGTGTCAGCGAGccagaggacccaggagtcctggttctcagGCCTCTGTTCTAACCACCCAGCCCTGTTCCTTCCTGGGGCTGgaaagagaacccaggcgtcctgactcCCAGACCCCGCCCCTAGGCACTAGGTAATGCTTCCACCCAGGAGTCCTAGGCCCACTGCTCTAACCCCTCATCCACACTGCCACCCTGCATCTGCTGCTGCACATCACCCAGCTCCCCCCTTACCTGGGCGGTGAGGGGGCGGCTCTTCCCCATCGGCTGCCCCCTGCGcatccctgggcagggcccagccaTACAGGTTGTGccgctgcctctgcagctcctgttCCCGGTCCTGGGCCTCCTGCATCTCCAGTGCCAGCCGGGACTGGGGGCTCCTGGAGCGCAGGCGGAGGAAGGGGCTGCCCGGGGCCGGGGGGCTCCGCTCCGGGGGGTGCTGCCGGCcggggctggggtgcagcagggcgcCAGGCTCCAGGATGACCACAGTGGCCTGGCTGTTGGCCTCGGCGAAGGACGGGCCCCGGGGACCCCGACCTGGGGGGCGCTCTCCGCTGCTGCCGCGGGAGCCCCTCGCTGGCTTCCGGGGGGAGGACGGCTCGGGGCCTGGCGGCTGCTCGAAGAGCAGCTTCttctcttgcagctgctggggcgtGCCCCGGTCGTAGGCGCCCCGCACCTTGCCCAGCTGCACCAGGTCGTCCTCCCGCAGCCGCTCCCGCTGGATTTCCCGCTGCATCTGCAGCCCGGCCCACTGGCGCTCCTTCTccttgggcagctggctgggcggCGGAGCGTGGCTCAGGATGGGCTTCACCCGCAGCTCCACGTACTCCTGGGCCCCCCGCGGGCTGGCCAGGCCCCGCTGCCGGCGTAGGCTGTCCTCCCGCTCCTGGTGCCGCCGGATCTCCCGCTCGATGGGGGTCTCGCCTCCTGGCTTCGGGGCTTCGCCCTCGCTGGAGAGGTCCCCGTTCTCCATGCTCCCCTCGGCCGCCGCTCCCGGGTCGCTGGCCCCAGCGGGGTCCCCGGCGCTGGCTGGCGCAGGGGCGGGCTCAGTGGTGCTGCCCAGATCACAGGGACCAGCTGGATCGGCACCTGTCGGGTCCGGAGCGCCAGCTGCCTCTTGGGCACCGACCGGCCCTACGGCACCGTCTGGCTCCCCGGCACCGTCTGCCCCGGGCGAGGTCTCTCGGGGCCCGGCGCTGCCGACTGGCACCTCTCCGGGCTCAGATTCCAGCAGAGTCCCGGCTCCGACCTCTCCCCGGGGTTTATTGTTGTTGCCTGTTCCACCTGCCTCGCTGCCAGCCGGTCCCTCCCTCGGGCtttccccgccccccggctcccgGCTGCAGTCGCAGGCCAGGTGGGCAGGCCCGGAGGAGTCGCCAGTTGCCAGGGGAGACCTTGGCACTGCCGTGGCCTGCCCGgcgcctgctgccccctgctggatgcAAGGGGCGAGGGGCCCCACTGCTAGCAAGGGTTCCCCTGGCACCGGTGCACCGCTGGCATCCGGCCCCCTCCGCTCCAGGCCCCGCTGCTCCCCGTCTGGCTGGGAATCTGCCCGCtcctctgctggctgctctggtggggggctggtggccgGTGACTCGCCCCCGTGTGGGCCGGGGGCCTCCTCCTGGCCCAGCTCCGTGCTCAGCCGCGGCTCCCCGTCGGCAGCGCCAggcggctctggggcaggggcagcgctgggggggtCTCCCcggctgccctcccctccacGGCCCGGCTGGCCTGAGGGctcagctggctccagctgcGCCAGGGGAGCAGAAGGGGCGCCACCGTGCTCGACCCGgctgccctcctccctgcaggTGCCAGGGGACTGGCCGTGGGCTggcacctcctcctggccactgGTGCCCCAGGGCTCGGGCTGCTCAGCCTCCCTCTCGTGTGTGACGACGGGGGCAACGGcgccctgccccatcctgggcCCTTTCCCGGGGgcgtccagcccctcccccgctgggCACGGGCTGGCAGCGTGacacccctggccctgctccgGGGCAGCCTCCGTCGCCATCGGGGCCAGGCggggtctctcctgcagaacCTAGAGCAGGCAGAGACGCCAGGtcatggggagggccaggcagctgCCTATCGCCAACGCCCGccgggccaggagctggggggccgGCTGCGGGGTCGCTGGGGGGCCGAGGTGAGCAGAGCCCGGGAGCCAGGAGAAGCCTGTGGCCCCCAAACTCCCCCGAGTTCAGCTCCCGGGCCCAGGGGGTTTcctctgggggcgggggccacTGCTGGCACCTGCCTGGCACCACTGGGAAGGGCTCGCCTGGGCGTCACCCGAGCTATAATTACCCTggcggaggggcgggggcaggggagacgggaaccagctCCTtctctggggttgggggcagaacAGAGTCCTGCGCCCATCTGCAGTAGCATCTGGGCGGCTGGCGAGCTCTGGGCACCGCCGGCCTGGCCCGCCGGGCACTCCCTCCCCTGGGGGCAATATGAGGCAATaggctttcccctcccccacttcacccacctgGGCTGACCTGATGTCCCAGCAGCTTCTGCCTTTATGGCTGGGTCAGCCCCACTCACAAACCCCAAACACGTCCGCCGGCCCcgcacctctcccccagctacCCCCGCCCAGCAGCGAGGATtaactccagcccctgccccctgccccaggggagctcggcgacactcactcacctttctt
This sequence is a window from Carettochelys insculpta isolate YL-2023 chromosome 29, ASM3395843v1, whole genome shotgun sequence. Protein-coding genes within it:
- the MISP3 gene encoding uncharacterized protein MISP3 — translated: MATEAAPEQGQGCHAASPCPAGEGLDAPGKGPRMGQGAVAPVVTHEREAEQPEPWGTSGQEEVPAHGQSPGTCREEGSRVEHGGAPSAPLAQLEPAEPSGQPGRGGEGSRGDPPSAAPAPEPPGAADGEPRLSTELGQEEAPGPHGGESPATSPPPEQPAEERADSQPDGEQRGLERRGPDASGAPVPGEPLLAVGPLAPCIQQGAAGAGQATAVPRSPLATGDSSGPAHLACDCSREPGGGESPREGPAGSEAGGTGNNNKPRGEVGAGTLLESEPGEVPVGSAGPRETSPGADGAGEPDGAVGPVGAQEAAGAPDPTGADPAGPCDLGSTTEPAPAPASAGDPAGASDPGAAAEGSMENGDLSSEGEAPKPGGETPIEREIRRHQEREDSLRRQRGLASPRGAQEYVELRVKPILSHAPPPSQLPKEKERQWAGLQMQREIQRERLREDDLVQLGKVRGAYDRGTPQQLQEKKLLFEQPPGPEPSSPRKPARGSRGSSGERPPGRGPRGPSFAEANSQATVVILEPGALLHPSPGRQHPPERSPPAPGSPFLRLRSRSPQSRLALEMQEAQDREQELQRQRHNLYGWALPRDAQGAADGEEPPPHRPERPSCGKLEVTWPPPDSSKIPPKNRLDQVQRSPRSLRQKSALIQRWESGVVCNHEGQE